From a region of the Deltaproteobacteria bacterium genome:
- a CDS encoding branched-chain amino acid ABC transporter permease translates to MAGSPLETTSSKGKLLAFFAQVPLLGWLFGALTAVLAEQFLGSQLVDLLGLPKIPVLFGCMIVLKKPLLVPGTLAYVLCIYLLPLAIVARMAAPWWNKIAGYLYRLSPSVAVIVHLVLMYAILHIWSGISAYRLLTVKLTMIAVMVTLSLNVINGYMGEFSCSHPGFLALGAYTASVFTLLFFANDKIFGTALLPASLGPFLFPLALILGGLVAALGALAIAVPSFRTRGDYLAIISLAFMFIVKSMIENLEIVGGPRGLSSQPNYVNLPTVFIWTVLCVWIINNFVRSTVGKALNAVRDDEMAADAMTVNTRRTKVVAFLFAAFWAGIAGGLFAHVLRYVNPSTFGIQKLAEVLAMVYFGGLNSVYGSVVGAVSLSMLSEALRPLELFKWIIIPLLLILVMIFRPTGLIAFTEFDVKGLIRPKGKE, encoded by the coding sequence GCCCCTGTTGGGTTGGCTTTTTGGGGCCCTGACCGCTGTGCTGGCAGAGCAGTTTCTTGGCAGCCAACTTGTGGACTTGTTGGGGCTTCCCAAGATCCCTGTTCTTTTTGGCTGCATGATAGTGCTCAAGAAGCCGCTGCTGGTGCCTGGAACCCTGGCATATGTGCTGTGCATCTATTTGCTGCCGCTGGCAATTGTCGCCAGGATGGCTGCTCCTTGGTGGAACAAGATCGCCGGCTACCTCTACAGATTGTCTCCCTCTGTGGCCGTGATCGTTCACCTGGTTCTGATGTATGCCATCCTTCATATCTGGTCAGGAATCAGCGCCTACCGCCTCCTGACTGTCAAATTGACTATGATCGCTGTGATGGTGACCCTGAGCCTCAACGTAATCAACGGCTACATGGGAGAGTTTTCCTGTTCGCATCCCGGCTTTCTTGCCCTGGGCGCCTATACCGCCTCTGTATTCACTCTGTTATTTTTTGCCAACGACAAGATCTTCGGTACGGCCTTACTGCCCGCCAGTTTGGGCCCTTTTCTTTTCCCCCTGGCACTTATTTTGGGAGGACTGGTGGCTGCCCTGGGTGCCCTGGCCATTGCGGTGCCTTCTTTTCGAACGCGCGGCGACTATCTGGCAATCATCTCCCTTGCCTTCATGTTCATTGTCAAGAGCATGATCGAGAACCTGGAAATTGTGGGCGGCCCGCGCGGCTTGAGCAGCCAGCCAAACTATGTCAATCTACCTACCGTGTTCATCTGGACTGTTCTCTGTGTCTGGATCATCAACAATTTTGTTCGTTCCACCGTAGGAAAAGCCCTGAACGCCGTGCGCGACGATGAGATGGCAGCCGACGCCATGACCGTGAACACCAGGAGGACCAAAGTAGTGGCCTTCCTCTTTGCGGCATTTTGGGCCGGCATTGCAGGCGGCCTTTTTGCCCATGTGCTGCGCTATGTAAATCCCAGCACCTTTGGCATTCAAAAGCTGGCAGAAGTGCTGGCAATGGTTTATTTTGGTGGACTCAACTCGGTCTATGGCTCTGTGGTCGGCGCCGTCAGTTTGAGTATGCTCAGTGAGGCTCTGCGGCCTCTGGAGCTTTTCAAATGGATCATCATTCCACTGCTGCTCATCCTGGTGATGATTTTTCGACCAACGGGGTTGATCGCCTTCACGGAGTTCGATGTAAAGGGCTTGATTCGGCCGAAGGGGAAGGAATAG